GGTTTGCGTATATAATCGTCTCCGCCGATGCGTAAAGCATGCAAGATATGTTGCTCGTCGTCCATACAGCTGATAAAAAGAACGGGGCAGCTGAGCGAAAGTCGGATTTGTTCGCAAAGGTCGGTTCCATCAAAATCGGGAAGTATTACATCCAATATAATTAAATCAAAATCCGTTTCCTGGATTTTTTTCAAAGCTTCGGTGCTGGTGGATGCAGTGGATACTTGATAACCTGCATTGGTAAGATAAAGGGAGATAATTTCGACAATATCAGGATCATCATCTACAACCAGTATAGAGTGTGTTTTCATTAAACGATGCTTCGACACAACAGCCTTTCACCTCACTCTTCAAAAATTTTTATGATTTTAATTTTATCACTTTTAAAAGCTTAAAAAAAGAAGTGTCATGAAAATTATTAATATTATCGATATACGAATATTTCTTTTCAGAATGCACAATACCTAGGGATTTGATATGATATAAGATAAGAAAAGCAGGCTATCGTAAACAATCTGCCAAAGGAAGATTAAGCATGAAGAAGTTGTTATTTAGTATATTGATTATATCAATTATGATGACCGGATTAGATACAAGCCGAGCTAAAAAAGCTGTCGATATGGATATAAAAAGTGACAGGATTGAGCTTAGGCATGATATTTTTACTTCCGAAGAACTGCAATGGATTGAAGCTCATAAGGACATAAAGTTCTATGTAGGCGTAGCCCAGGACTATATTCCAATAGAGTATATTGATGAAAACAATAACCCTAGGGGAATGGGTATCGAGTTGCTTAAAAAAGCAAATCAGATGACAGGATTGCATTTCAGCCTTTATGAAAACAGCAGCAATGAAACATGGGAAGAAATCTTGCAAAGTACCGAAAAAGCCAGAGTTGACCTTTTAAGCACTGTATCCTTCACTAAGGGGCGCTCCGAATATCTGACCTTTTCCATCCCTTACATTGAGATGACACAAGTCATCCTTGGGGCAAAGGACATGACACAACTTGTCAAAGATTTTTCGCAAATTAAGGATAATACCTTTGCAGTGCCCAAAGGATATTGGTTCCTGGATATTATTTTAAATGAAATTCCCGGTGCAAAGATCATCGATGTTACCAACATGGAAGAAGCTCTGGAATATGTATCTGATGGAAAAGCAGACTTTACAATCTGTGAAATCCCCGTATTCACATATTATACGGAACAAGGACTATTTCATGACATTAAAATAGTAGGGGAGCTCAAGGGAAAAAACCGTATATATATCGGCGCTGCCAAAGGCAGAGAAGAATTGATTACGATAATCAACAAAGTCATTCAAAATATGGATTATGATGAAATCTTTGAAAAAGCAATGGTCATCCCCCGAAATAATTCCGCAACAAAAAAACTTATTATACTCGTAGGAATATTAACGGTCTTATTGCTGGTCGTAATATACTATCTATGCATAACATTCAGGAAACTTATTAAATCAAAAAAAGAAGCTGAAGAAGCTAACAGGGACAAGACACAACTTATGGCTAACATTTCCCATGATCTCAGGACCCCCATGACTGTAATCATAGGTTATGCCCAGGCTTTAATTGACGGAGAAGTAAAAAAAGAAGAAGATAAGGAAAAATATATCAAGAGAGTTTATGAAAAGATAAAGCATGTAAGTGCTATGGTAGATGATTTTTTCATGGTGGCCAGGCTGGAGGAAGGAAATCTGGTACTTAACCGGGAACCGGTTCAGATTGGCGC
This genomic window from Oxobacter pfennigii contains:
- a CDS encoding ATP-binding protein; its protein translation is MKKLLFSILIISIMMTGLDTSRAKKAVDMDIKSDRIELRHDIFTSEELQWIEAHKDIKFYVGVAQDYIPIEYIDENNNPRGMGIELLKKANQMTGLHFSLYENSSNETWEEILQSTEKARVDLLSTVSFTKGRSEYLTFSIPYIEMTQVILGAKDMTQLVKDFSQIKDNTFAVPKGYWFLDIILNEIPGAKIIDVTNMEEALEYVSDGKADFTICEIPVFTYYTEQGLFHDIKIVGELKGKNRIYIGAAKGREELITIINKVIQNMDYDEIFEKAMVIPRNNSATKKLIILVGILTVLLLVVIYYLCITFRKLIKSKKEAEEANRDKTQLMANISHDLRTPMTVIIGYAQALIDGEVKKEEDKEKYIKRVYEKIKHVSAMVDDFFMVARLEEGNLVLNREPVQIGAFIKQIVEDSELKFKAKAIVPVLRMDNRADIIKNIDKIKFCRAIENILENAIKYSAEGGKIEIILCPAEDEKVEISIRDYGEGIPREDIPHIFDRYYKGKNARKDSIGLGLYIAKEIINKHDGRLWATSEVQRGSIFYIRI